A section of the Candidatus Eisenbacteria bacterium genome encodes:
- a CDS encoding right-handed parallel beta-helix repeat-containing protein → MLHTLRGSHAARGSRAVTCARRRRFEFALLGAFVLCGANPAAAGTYVVPSAQYPSLQSAVGAAAASADAQNEIHVGGAPLFTSAVVTITNAFHENHRLVIRPVPGMNRAFIASQNGSERIFDVQGATNVRFQDLDIVRFSTNDNDLMFLDGCTDVLIERCRIGSIWTSVGSAGPWGNIVIRYPINVVIRNCMVFSHRFGNFDYGITASLGDDSNSLKLYNNDIADHSQYGVEISAHIPGELLVLRNNLVMNHRDAAIEPVAFHSAVGNVVTVQSSHNVAFAAAGNVETIDGDLDISGLGGATFKRISRDRVDDSFVKFDWDVLAGWNPNANRDFYRLLSDGELHDHTSDYGLTDAAIPDDWERQPRPTGAPTQHTDRGADQVVSNVGVESAVTSRSGLWAAPRLNPTSAVAIRFESESPGRLELEVFDLGGRRMHRESRDVAAGASGLFEWAGPGRGQVLQYRLRLAGSGAPVTRTGRVVVLP, encoded by the coding sequence ATGCTGCACACGCTGCGTGGCTCGCATGCCGCGCGTGGCTCCCGTGCCGTCACCTGCGCGCGCCGCAGGCGTTTCGAGTTCGCGCTGCTTGGCGCGTTCGTGCTCTGCGGCGCGAACCCGGCTGCGGCCGGCACCTACGTGGTACCGAGCGCCCAGTACCCCTCGCTTCAATCGGCGGTGGGCGCGGCGGCCGCGAGCGCAGATGCCCAGAACGAGATCCACGTCGGTGGTGCGCCCCTGTTCACTTCCGCGGTGGTGACGATCACGAACGCCTTCCACGAGAATCACAGGCTGGTGATTCGCCCGGTCCCCGGAATGAACCGCGCCTTCATCGCTTCCCAGAACGGCAGCGAGCGCATCTTCGACGTCCAGGGCGCCACCAATGTCCGTTTCCAGGACCTCGACATCGTGCGCTTCAGCACCAACGACAACGACCTGATGTTCCTCGACGGCTGCACGGACGTTCTGATCGAACGCTGCCGGATCGGCTCGATCTGGACTTCGGTCGGGAGTGCGGGGCCGTGGGGAAACATCGTGATCCGCTATCCGATCAACGTGGTCATCCGCAATTGCATGGTGTTCTCGCACCGATTCGGCAATTTCGACTACGGCATCACCGCGAGCCTCGGTGACGATTCGAACTCGCTCAAGCTCTACAACAACGACATCGCGGACCACAGCCAGTACGGCGTTGAAATCTCCGCCCACATTCCGGGCGAACTGCTGGTGCTGCGAAACAATCTGGTGATGAATCATCGGGACGCGGCGATCGAGCCGGTCGCCTTTCACAGTGCGGTGGGGAACGTCGTTACGGTGCAGTCCAGCCACAACGTGGCGTTCGCGGCGGCCGGCAATGTCGAAACGATCGACGGCGACCTCGACATTTCCGGACTCGGCGGGGCGACGTTCAAGCGCATCAGCCGCGATCGCGTCGACGACTCCTTCGTCAAGTTCGACTGGGACGTGCTCGCCGGCTGGAATCCGAACGCGAATCGCGACTTCTATCGCCTCCTGTCCGATGGCGAGCTGCACGATCACACCAGCGACTACGGGCTGACCGATGCCGCAATCCCGGACGACTGGGAGCGCCAACCGCGCCCGACGGGAGCGCCGACACAGCACACCGACCGTGGGGCGGATCAGGTAGTCAGCAACGTCGGCGTCGAGTCCGCGGTCACCTCGCGGTCGGGACTGTGGGCCGCGCCGCGCCTGAATCCCACGAGTGCGGTCGCGATTCGATTCGAGTCCGAATCGCCGGGTCGACTCGAGCTCGAGGTGTTCGATCTTGGCGGTCGCCGGATGCACCGCGAGTCGCGCGATGTCGCAGCGGGAGCGAGCGGCCTGTTCGAGTGGGCGGGGCCCGGTCGCGGCCAGGTGCTCCAGTACCGATTGCGCCTCGCGGGTAGTGGCGCTCCGGTGACTCGGACCGGACGCGTCGTCGTGCTGCCGTGA
- a CDS encoding sigma-70 family RNA polymerase sigma factor, whose translation MNERGGGHATDEQLVLTYQEDSHGLRGRAAAEELFARYGDRVYGWCFRMVRDHERALDLAQDSMLLACRALPGFRAEARFSSWLFAIVRHRCLRALRRPSLVRDESLDPDVLPEPSASVEETFERDQERIHVLQLVDEVLTPEERRALLLRCEEGLPVDEISRRLGLSSASGARGLLQTARRKLRAALARGRGAEGVEA comes from the coding sequence ATGAACGAACGCGGAGGGGGTCATGCGACCGACGAGCAACTGGTGCTCACCTACCAGGAGGACTCACACGGACTTCGCGGCCGCGCCGCTGCCGAGGAGTTGTTCGCGCGCTATGGGGATCGGGTCTATGGCTGGTGCTTTCGGATGGTGAGGGATCACGAGCGGGCGCTCGACCTGGCGCAGGATTCCATGCTGCTCGCGTGCCGTGCGCTGCCGGGGTTTCGGGCTGAAGCGCGATTCTCGTCGTGGCTGTTCGCGATCGTCCGTCACCGATGCCTGCGGGCGCTGCGGCGCCCGAGTCTGGTTCGAGACGAGTCGCTCGATCCCGATGTTCTCCCCGAGCCGAGCGCATCGGTGGAGGAGACATTCGAACGTGACCAGGAACGCATTCACGTGCTCCAGCTGGTGGACGAAGTACTGACCCCCGAGGAACGCAGAGCCCTGCTGTTGCGTTGCGAAGAGGGACTTCCCGTGGATGAGATCTCGCGACGATTGGGACTCTCCAGCGCTTCGGGAGCGCGCGGCCTGCTCCAGACCGCGCGCCGAAAACTGAGAGCCGCACTTGCTCGCGGGCGTGGGGCGGAGGGAGTCGAAGCGTGA
- a CDS encoding CHAT domain-containing protein translates to MIALVAVLLLAGTVRAQPSSPSLSAADSAVFARADFLSLAGRSAAALDLLDSLRVAAVRRQDRSLEARILSARSVAYFFNGRMREAEAAARAALAVAAPTDTLRRMASLRWLAASLSEQGRVLEMRDVWARLLPMAVAKRDRRHEGFAQLGLAFYSMHEGRGRDALPRQLRALEIFRSLGDGFWTRWTLTALGRALGATGDVAAQRRCWQEVAELAAAAGDSGALGDAWNNLASLEWLQGDPAAAEQGFRRAFEIRRAQVGRRDALTAAVNIALCDADLGRFREGATRLESVIQESAERGFLEVRANALSELAGIRRQEGRVEEAIALQRQALALNGTLDFNSEIDVLTGLAFALADAGRGTEAIALLSDARRRFGHRASPGVVPALDYVEGNLRVQNGDAVAGMRLLRSSIAGTARFGRWRTRMEALTALGIAYIAVQEPDSAIALLEFAASLWAEARGVSRDPEWREQEGAKRRRLFASLIPLRLDWPVEVPADRRVAAAFNDLQRYKARTLRERMRGPAPQAEPFEETTLDQIQQRVLRPGELLLETFVTPETTLVFAITRDSARVVRLPGTRLGIGARLRAWHRLISARPARAGVGDLTGLDSSAAQLGRFWLTPFDDLLRASRCVLFAPDGELNLLPLGTLDPGWGTGPLLAAREVVAIPSAGVLALLRDPAVRHSSPRGRSALLALTPASGGSDRPMSGAASEVRWLRRTFVGVASRSPGASATDSSLGIALAQCQILHVATHARLDDERPWLSGLLVDPAGSEDRTRWLRATEVARLRLPARLAVLSACESGRGRVLSGEGVQGLATAFLSAGVPAVVASLWKVEDRATESLMRGFYRRLAAGETVAKALRGAQLDLKRDRRTAHPFFWAGFVVVGEPTVQAELHRKPLDPPTFAVVIGLVIAIVLAILGYRRRQTRMAHVTQSGPMSPIS, encoded by the coding sequence GTGATCGCGCTGGTCGCCGTGCTCCTCCTCGCCGGCACCGTGCGCGCGCAGCCGTCCAGTCCGTCGTTGTCGGCCGCCGACTCCGCCGTGTTCGCGCGTGCGGACTTCCTGTCGCTCGCGGGGCGCTCCGCGGCCGCGCTCGACCTGCTCGACTCGCTGCGCGTCGCGGCGGTACGCCGACAGGACCGCTCGCTCGAAGCCCGAATCCTCTCGGCCCGCTCGGTCGCCTACTTCTTCAACGGACGGATGCGCGAGGCCGAGGCCGCCGCACGTGCCGCCCTCGCGGTCGCCGCGCCGACCGATACGCTCCGTCGCATGGCGTCACTGCGCTGGCTCGCCGCCTCGCTGAGTGAACAGGGCCGCGTCCTCGAGATGCGCGATGTCTGGGCGCGTCTGCTCCCGATGGCGGTCGCGAAGCGCGATCGGCGGCACGAGGGCTTCGCGCAGCTCGGGCTCGCGTTCTACTCGATGCACGAGGGGCGCGGGCGCGACGCGCTTCCTCGCCAGCTGCGCGCGCTCGAGATCTTCCGCTCGCTTGGCGACGGATTCTGGACTCGCTGGACGCTCACCGCGCTCGGGCGCGCGCTCGGCGCCACGGGGGATGTGGCCGCGCAGCGAAGGTGCTGGCAGGAAGTGGCGGAGCTGGCCGCAGCGGCGGGCGATTCGGGAGCGCTCGGTGATGCGTGGAACAATCTGGCCTCGCTCGAGTGGCTGCAGGGCGACCCGGCGGCCGCCGAGCAGGGGTTCCGCCGCGCTTTCGAGATCCGTCGCGCTCAGGTCGGGCGCCGCGACGCGCTCACCGCGGCCGTGAACATCGCGCTCTGCGACGCGGATCTCGGGCGCTTCCGCGAGGGAGCGACACGCCTCGAATCGGTGATTCAGGAAAGCGCGGAACGCGGCTTCCTCGAGGTCCGAGCCAACGCGCTGTCGGAGCTGGCCGGGATTCGCCGTCAGGAGGGCCGAGTCGAGGAGGCGATCGCGCTCCAGCGGCAGGCGCTCGCGTTGAACGGCACGCTGGATTTCAACTCTGAGATCGACGTGTTGACCGGGCTCGCGTTCGCCCTCGCGGATGCCGGCCGCGGCACCGAGGCGATCGCGTTGCTGAGCGACGCCCGTCGGCGATTCGGTCACCGGGCCTCACCTGGGGTCGTGCCGGCGCTCGACTACGTCGAAGGCAACTTGCGGGTCCAGAATGGGGACGCGGTCGCCGGCATGCGGCTGTTGCGATCCTCGATCGCAGGGACCGCTCGGTTCGGGCGGTGGCGCACCCGCATGGAAGCGCTCACGGCACTCGGAATCGCATACATCGCGGTGCAGGAACCCGACAGCGCGATCGCACTGCTCGAGTTTGCCGCTTCGTTGTGGGCCGAGGCGCGTGGCGTCTCGCGCGATCCCGAATGGCGCGAACAGGAGGGTGCCAAGCGGCGTCGGCTGTTCGCGAGTCTCATCCCGCTGCGGCTGGATTGGCCGGTCGAGGTGCCCGCCGACCGCCGGGTGGCGGCCGCCTTCAACGATCTTCAGCGCTACAAGGCTCGCACCCTGCGGGAGCGCATGCGTGGCCCTGCGCCGCAGGCGGAGCCGTTCGAGGAGACCACGCTCGATCAGATACAGCAGCGGGTTCTGCGACCGGGCGAACTCCTGCTCGAGACCTTCGTCACGCCCGAGACCACGCTGGTGTTCGCCATCACCAGGGACTCCGCGCGCGTGGTGCGGCTTCCGGGCACGCGTCTGGGGATCGGCGCGCGATTGCGGGCCTGGCACCGACTGATCTCGGCGCGGCCGGCGCGCGCGGGAGTCGGCGACCTGACCGGGCTCGACTCGAGCGCCGCCCAGCTCGGCCGATTCTGGCTGACGCCATTCGACGATCTGCTTCGAGCGTCTCGTTGCGTGCTGTTCGCCCCGGACGGGGAGCTGAACCTGTTGCCGCTCGGGACCCTCGATCCGGGTTGGGGAACCGGGCCGCTGCTCGCCGCGCGCGAGGTGGTCGCGATCCCATCGGCCGGCGTCCTGGCGCTGCTGCGAGATCCGGCGGTCCGGCATTCGAGCCCCCGAGGGCGGAGCGCGCTGCTCGCTCTGACTCCGGCATCGGGGGGATCCGATAGACCGATGAGTGGCGCGGCCTCGGAAGTGCGATGGCTGCGCCGGACCTTCGTAGGGGTCGCGTCCCGGTCGCCCGGCGCTTCCGCGACCGACTCGAGCCTGGGAATCGCGCTCGCCCAGTGCCAGATCCTTCACGTCGCGACGCATGCCCGGCTCGATGACGAGCGGCCGTGGCTGTCGGGACTGCTGGTGGATCCCGCCGGTTCCGAGGATCGCACGCGATGGCTGCGCGCGACCGAGGTCGCGCGTCTGCGACTGCCGGCGCGGCTCGCGGTGCTCTCGGCGTGTGAATCGGGGCGTGGTCGAGTGCTCTCGGGTGAAGGAGTGCAGGGGCTTGCGACGGCGTTCCTGAGCGCTGGCGTGCCGGCGGTCGTCGCGTCGCTGTGGAAGGTCGAGGATCGCGCCACCGAGTCGCTGATGCGCGGGTTCTACCGGCGCCTCGCCGCCGGCGAGACCGTGGCGAAGGCCCTGCGCGGAGCGCAGCTCGACCTCAAGCGCGATCGCCGGACCGCCCACCCGTTCTTCTGGGCCGGATTCGTCGTGGTCGGGGAGCCGACGGTCCAGGCCGAACTGCATCGGAAGCCGCTCGATCCACCCACCTTCGCGGTTGTGATCGGGTTGGTCATCGCGATCGTTCTCGCGATCCTTGGCTACCGGCGCCGACAAACCCGGATGGCGCATGTGACGCAGTCCGGTCCGATGTCTCCAATCTCATGA